A DNA window from Pogona vitticeps strain Pit_001003342236 chromosome 2, PviZW2.1, whole genome shotgun sequence contains the following coding sequences:
- the LOC140703718 gene encoding taste receptor type 2 member 7-like: protein MGDFTSALGMLYWTIMIMVTITSVLGNGFIVFVNGDLWFQNRKMVLCDILLSALSTSRCLSQFVVLMNNGLQFVFSENHLNSYRHNVLFLVWFFSEIVSIWCNTWLNVFYCVKVTNFLSRPFLWVKTRINVLTLKLLGMSIVVSLIFSLPSAISYYDQKKWCNRTGRQTLNASQSKVCKDINTVFLLPQLCVFTINFIMNITASILLLISLWRHTRNLRNSGIGVKDLNTRGHVNVIKSLICYVFFYLLYYAGMIIYANHVTKLSEIAIIISDTLSSLFSLSHSIILILTNPKLRNWCAYMLNFRWRAS, encoded by the coding sequence ATGGGTGACTTCACCTCTGCACTTGGTATGCTTTATTGGACCATTATGATAATGGTAACAATCACTTCTGTGTTGGGAAATGGATTTATCGTGTTTGTGAATGGGGACCTATGGTTCCAAAATAGGAAGATGGTCCTTTGCGACATCCTCTTAAGTGCTTTGAGCACCTCCAGATGTCTGTCACAGTTTGTTGTTCTGATGAACAATGGCCTGCAATTCGTCTTTTCAGAGAACCATTTAAATAGCTATAGGCACAATGTCTTATTCCTTGTCTGGTTCTTTTCTGAGATAGTGAGCATTTGGTGCAACACATGGCTGAATGTTTTCTATTGTGTGAAGGTCACCAACTTTCTCAGTCGTCCCTTCTTGTGGGTGAAGACAAGGATCAATGTGCTCACACTCAAACTGCTCGGCATGTCTATCGTTGTCTCCTTgatcttctctcttccttcagcCATCAGTTACTATGATCAGAAGAAGTGGTGCAACAGGACAGGAAGGCAAACACTGAATGCCAGCCAGAGCAAGGTTTGCAAAGATATAaacactgtttttcttcttccgcAGTTATGTGTTTTCACTATAAATTTCATCATGAACATAACAGCATCCATTCTTCTACTtatctctctctggaggcacacaAGAAATCTGAGAAATAGTGGCATTGGGGTTAAGGACCTGAACACACGGGGCCATGTCAATGTGATAAAATCTTTGATATGCTATGTCTTCTTCTACCTTTTATATTATGCTGGCATGATAATTTATGCGAATCATGTTACTAAGTTGAGCGAAATTGCAATAATCATTTCTGATACTTTGTCATCTCTGTTTTCTTTATCTCACtcgataatattaatattaacaaaTCCTAAATTGAGAAACTGGTGTGCTTATATGCTAAATTTCAGATGGAGAGCTTCATAA
- the LOC110071032 gene encoding taste receptor type 2 member 105-like, which translates to MMTVLTSPLNILSWTIMEIILVICVLGNGFIIFVNGYYWLQNRKMVVCDILLTALSTSRFLLHFLLLMNSVLNFISPEAYFNRYRMEIVFFSWLFLNIISLWCNTWLSVFYCLKVTNFPNGLFLWLKTRINALTLKLLGMSIVVSTIFSVPSAISYYDQKKWCNMTGMQPLNASQSKVCKNIGTVFLPLQLSVFSINFIMNITASILLLTSLWRHTRNLRKSGIGVKDLNTRIHVNVIKPLMFSVFFYLIYFAGTIIYATHIVNRRETAAMASYIMLSLLPLSHSVILIWTNPKLKTSYARILNFKWRAS; encoded by the coding sequence ATGATGACTGTCTTAACCTCTCCACTTAATATTCTTTCTTGGACCATTATGGAAATTATATTAGTGATTTGTGTGTTGGGAAATGGTTTTATCATCTTTGTGAATGGATACTACTGGCTCCAAAATAGGAAGATGGTCGTTTGCGACATCCTCTTAACTGCTTTGAGCACCTCCAGATTTCtgctccatttccttcttctgatgaACAGTGTTCTGAATTTCATCTCTCCAGAGGCCTATTTCAACAGGTACAGAATGGAGATTGTATTCTTTTCCTGGTTGTTTCTGAACATAATCAGCCTTTGGTGCAACACATGGCTGAGTGTTTTCTACTGCCTGAAGGTCACCAACTTTCCCAATGGTCTCTTCTTGTGGCTGAAGACAAGGATCAATGCACTCACTCTCAAACTGCTTGGCATGTCCATCGTTGTCTCCACAATCTTCTCTGTTCCTTCAGCCATCAGTTACTACGATCAGAAGAAGTGGTGCAACATGACAGGAATGCAGCCACTGAATGCCAGCCAAAGCAAGGTTTGCAAAAATATAGgcactgtttttcttcctctgcagTTAAGTGTTTTCTCTATAAATTTCATCATGAATATAACAGCATCCATTCTTTTGCTcacctctctctggaggcacaccAGAAATCTGAGGAAGAGTGGCATTGGTGTTAAGGACCTCAACACACGCATCCATGTCAATGTGATAAAGCCTTTGATGTTCTCTGTCTTCTTCTACCTTATATATTTTGCTGGCACAATAATTTATGCAACTCATATTGTGAACAGGAGAGAAACTGCAGCAATGGCTTCTTATATTATGTTGTCTCTACTTCCTTTATCTCACTCCGTAATATTAATATGGACCAATCCAAAATTGAAAACCTCGTACGCTCGCATTTTAAATTTCAAATGGAGAGCTTCATAA
- the LOC140704179 gene encoding taste receptor type 2 member 7-like, with amino-acid sequence MVALTSSLDLTFWTIMEIEVISSVLVNGFIMFVNGYLWFQNRKMVLCDILLTALSTSRCLMQLTALVINVLYFISPENFFSSDQVDILFLVWFFFETVSLWCNTWLSVFYCLKVTNFPNRLFLWLKTRISALTLKLLGMSIVVSMIFSLPSAISYYDQKKWCNRTGMQPLNASQSKVCQDRTIVFLPPELIVFSINFIMNITASILLLISLWRHTRNLRNSGIGVKDLNTHIHVNVIKPLIVYVFFYLIYFAGMIIYADSRVNYRPIAVTISNILLSLLPLSHSIILILTNPKLKNWFACLLNFKRIALQR; translated from the coding sequence ATGGTGGCCTTAACCTCTTCACTTGATCTCACTTTTTGGACTATCATGGAAATTGAAGTAATCAGTTCTGTGTTGGTAAATGGATTCATCATGTTTGTGAACGGGTACCTATGGTTCCAAAATAGGAAGATGGTCCTTTGCGACATCCTCTTAACTGCTTTGAGCACCTCCAGATGTCTGATGCAGCTCACTGCTCTGGTGATCAATGTTCTGTATTTCATCTCTCCAGAGAACTTTTTCAGTAGTGACCAAGTTGACATTTTATTCCTTGTCTGGTTCTTTTTTGAGACAGTGAGCCTTTGGTGCAACACATGGCTGAGTGTTTTCTACTGCCTGAAGGTCACCAACTTTCCCAATCGTCTCTTCTTGTGGCTGAAGACAAGGATCAGTGCGCTCACTCTCAAACTGCTTGGCATGTCCATCGTTGTCTCCATgatcttctctcttccttcagcCATCAGTTACTATGATCAGAAGAAGTGGTGCAACAGGACAGGAATGCAGCCACTGAATGCCAGCCAAAGCAAGGTTTGCCAAGATAGAAccattgtttttcttcctcctgagTTAATTGTTTTCTCTATAAATTTCATCATGAATATAACAGCATCCATTCTTCTACTcatctctctctggaggcacacaAGAAATCTGAGGAATAGTGGCATTGGGGTTAAGGACCTCAACACACACATCCATGTCAATGTGATAAAGCCTTTGATAGTCTATGTCTTCTTCTACCTTATATATTTTGCTGGCATGATAATTTATGCAGATAGTAGAGTGAACTATAGACCAATTGCAGTAACCATTTCTAATATCCTGTTATCTCTACTTCCTTTATCACACTCCATTATTTTAATACTGACCAATCCAAAACTGAAAAACTGGTTTGCTTGCCTTCTGAATTTCAAACGGATTGCTTTACAAAGATGA